In the genome of Muntiacus reevesi chromosome 5, mMunRee1.1, whole genome shotgun sequence, one region contains:
- the KIF21B gene encoding kinesin-like protein KIF21B isoform X3 has product MAGQGDCCVKVAVRIRPQLSKEKIEGCHICTSVTPGEPQVLLGKDKAFTYDFVFDLDTWQEQIYSTCVSRLVEGCFEGYNATVLAYGQTGAGKTYTMGTGFDVATAEEEQGIIPRAIAHLFGGIAERKRRAQEQGVAGPEFKVSAQFLELYNEEILDLFDSARDPDARHRKSNIKIHEDASGSIYTTGVTSRLISSQEELIQCLKQGALSRTTASTQMNVQSSRSHAIFTIHLCQMRVCARPDLVNEAVSGLPDGAPPASEYETLTAKFHFVDLAGSERLKRTGATGERAKEGISINCGLLALGNVISALGDQSKKVVHVPYRDSKLTRLLQDSLGGNSQTIMIACVSPSDRDFMETLNTLKYANRARNIKNKVVVNQDKTSQQISALRAEIARLQMELMEYKAGKRVIGEDGAEGYSDLFRENALLQKENGALRLRVKAMQEAIDAINNRVTQLMSQEANLLLAKAGDGNEAIGALIQNYIREIEELRTKLLESEAMNESLRRSLSRASARSPYSLGASPVTPASSMEDASEVIRRAKQDLERLKKKEVRQRRKSPEKEAFKKRAKLQQENSEETDDNDAEEEDEEREESGCEEEEGREDEDEDSGSEESLVDSDSDPEEKEVNYQADLADLTCEIEIKQKLIDELENSQRRLQTLKHQYEEKLILLQNKIRDTQLERDRVLQNLSTMECYTEEKANKIKADYEKRLREMNRDLQKLQAAQKEHARLLKNQSRYERELKKLQAEVAEMKKAKVALMKQMREEQQRRRLVETKRTREIAQLRKEQRRQEFQIRALESQKRQQEIVLRRKTQEVSALRRLAKPMSERVAGRVGLKSPVLDSGAEVSASTTSSEAESGARCVSSIVRQWDRKINHFLGGHPAPTVPGARPARKKFQKKGASQSFSKAARLKWQSLERRILDIVMQRMTIVNLEADMERLIKKREELSLLQEALRRKRERLQAESPEEEKGLQELAEEIEVLAANIDYINDSIGDCQATIVQLEETKEELDSTDTSVVISSCSLAEARLLLDNFLKASIDKGLQVAQKEAQIRLLEGRLRQTDIAGSSQNHVLLDTLRDKAEARPELQALIHNVQQENGYASTDEEVSEFSEGSFSQSFTMKGSTSHDDFKFKGEPKLSAQMKAVSAECLGPPLDVSTKNITKSLASLVEIKEDGAGFSARDPHYRDRVSRTISLPTRGSTFPRQARGAETSPLTRRKSYDRGQPIRSTDVGFTPPSSPPTRSRNDRNVFSRLTSNQSQGSALDKSDDSDSSLSEVLRGIITPVGGAKGARTAPLQCVSMAEGHTKPVLCVDATDELLFTGSKDRSCKMWNLVTGQEIAALKGHPNNVVSIKYCGHSGLVFSVSASYIKVWDIRDSAKCVRTLTSSGQVFSGDACAAASTRTVTSGQGEHQINQIALSPAGSTLYAASGNAVRVWELSRSPQFTPSSWTSPPPQVPARRQADWPHWPRDVPDGHPDGQPA; this is encoded by the exons GATCCGGCCCCAGCTGTCGAAAGAGAAGATTGAGGGCTGTCACATCTGCACGTCGGTCACCCCCGGGGAGCCGCAGGTCCTCCTGGGGAAGGACAAGGCCTTCACCTATGACTTTGTCTTCGACTTGGACACCTGGCAGGAGCAGATCTACTCCACCTGCGTCAGCAGGCTCGTGGAGGGCTGCTTCGAGGGCTACAACGCCACCGTGCTGGCCTACGGGCAG ACGGGGGCCGGGAAGACGTACACGATGGGCACCGGCTTCGACGTGGCCACGGCGGAGGAGGAGCAGGGCATCATCCCGCGGGCCATCGCGCACCTCTTCGGGGGCATCGCAGAGCGCAAGCGGCGGGCTCAGGAGCAGGGCGTGGCCGGGCCCGAGTTCAAAGTCAGCGCCCAGTTCCTGGAG CTCTACAACGAGGAGATCCTCGACCTCTTCGATAGCGCCCGTGACCCCGACGCCCGCCACCGCAAGTCCAACATCAAGATCCACGAGGACGCCAGCGGCAGCATCTATACCACAGGCGTCACCTCCCGCCTCATCAGCTCACAGGAGGAG CTGATCCAGTGCCTGAAGCAGGGCGCCCTGTCCCGCACCACGGCCAGCACCCAGATGAACGTGCAGAGCTCACGCTCCCACGCCATCTTCACCATCCACCTGTGTCAGATGCGCGTGTGCGCCCGGCCGGACCTG GTGAATGAGGCTGTGAGCGGGCTTCCTGATGGCGCCCCTCCTGCGAGCGAGTACGAGACACTCACCGCCAAGTTTCACTTCGTGGACCTGGCCGGCTCCGAGCGGCTGAAGCGGACGGGGGCCACGGGCGAGCGGGCCAAGGAGGGCATCTCCATCAACTGTGGGCTG CTGGCCTTGGGCAACGTGATCAGCGCCCTGGGGGACCAGAGCAAGAAGGTGGTGCACGTGCCCTACAGGGACTCCAAGCTCACCCGGCTCCTCCAGGACTCACTGGGTGGCAACAG CCAGACCATCATGATCGCCTGCGTGAGCCCCTCGGACCGCGACTTCATGGAGACGCTAAACACGCTCAAATACGCCAACCGGGCCCGCAACATCAAGAACAAGGTGGTGGTGAACCAGGACAAGACCAGCCAGCAGATCAGCGCGCTGCGGGCCGAGATCGCGCGCCTGCAGATGGAGCTGATGGAGTACAAGGCG GGCAAGAGAGTGATTGGGGAGGATGGCGCTGAGGGTTACAGCGACCTGTTCCGGGAGAACGCCCTGCTGCAGAAGGAGAACGGGGCGCTGCGCCTGCGGGTGAAGGCCATGCAGGAGGCCATCGACGCCATCAATAACCGCGTCACCCAGCTCATGAGCCAGGAGGCCAACCTGCTCCTGGCCAAGGCCG GAGACGGCAACGAGGCCATCGGTGCTCTGATCCAGAACTACATCAGGGAGATCGAGGAGCTGCG GACCAAGCTCCTGGAGAGCGAGGCCATGAACGAGTCCCTGCGTCGCAGCCTCTCACGGGCTTCGGCCCGGAGCCCCTACTCCCTGGGTGCGTCCCCAGTCACCCCAGCCAGCTCCATGGAGGATGCCTCTGAGGTCATCCGCCGAGCCAAGCAGGACCTGGAGCGGCTCAAGAAGAAGGAGGTCAGGCAGCGGAGAAAGAG CCCAGAGAAAGAGGCCTTCAAAAAGAGGGCAAAACTCCAACAAGAGAACAGCGAGGAGACGGATGACAACGATGCCGAGGAG GAGGACGAGGAGCGAGAAGAGAGCGGCTGTGAGGAAGAGGAGGGCCGCGAGGATGAGGACGAGGACTCGGGCAGCGAGGAGAGCCTCGTGGACTCCGACTCTGACCCAGAGGAGAAGG AGGTGAACTATCAGGCGGACCTGGCCGACCTGACGTGCGAGATAGAAATCAAGCAGAAGCTGATTGACGAGCTGGAGAACAGCCAGCGGCGGCTGCAGACCCTGAAGCACCAGTACGAGGAGAAGCTGATCCTGCTGCAGAACAAGATCCGGGACACCCAGCTGGAGCGTGACCGCGTGCTGCAGAACCTCA GTACCATGGAGTGCTACACGGAGGAGAAGGCCAACAAGATCAAGGCAGACTACGAGAAGAGGCTGCGGGAGATGAACCGGGACCTGCAGAAGCTGCAGGCCGCGCAGAAGGAGCACGCGCGGCTGCTCAAGAACCAGTCTCGCTACGAGAGGGAGCTCAAGAAGCTGCAGGCCGAGGTGGCCGAGATGAAGAAGGCCAAA GTGGCCCTGATGAAGCAGATGCGGGAGgagcagcagcggcggcggctgGTGGAGACCAAGCGGACCCGGGAGATCGCACAGCTCCGGAAGGAGCAGCGGCGGCAGGAG TTTCAGATCCGAGCTCTGGAGTCCCAGAAGAGGCAGCAGGAAATAGTCTTGAGGAGGAAGACTCAGGAG GTTTCTGCATTGAGGCGTCTGGCCAAGCCCATGTCTGAGCGGGTGGCAGGGCGAGTAGGACTGAAGTCACCTGTGCTGGACTCGGGGGCCGAGGTGTCGGCCAGCACCACCTCGTCTGAGGCCGAATCGGGGGCCCGCTGCGTCTCCAGCATCGTGCGCCAGTGGGACCGCAAGATCAACCACTTCCTGGGGGGCCACCCCGCGCCCACCGTGCCTGGCGCCCGCCCTGCCAG GAAGAAGTTCCAGAAGAAGGGGGCCAGCCAGAGCTTCAGCAAGGCCGCCAGGCTCAAGTGGCAGTCGCTGGAGCGGAGGATCCTGGACATCGTCATGCAGAGGATGACCATCGTCAATCTGGAGGCCGACATGGAGCGGCTCATCAAG AAAAGGGAGGAGCTCTCCCTCCTGCAGGAGGCGCTGCGCAGGAAGCGGGAGCGGCTGCAGGCAGAGAGCCccgaggaggagaaggggcttcaGGAGCTGGCGGAGGAGATCGAGGTGCTGGCGGCCAACATCGACTACATCAACGACAGCATCGGCGACTGCCAGGCCACCATCGTGCAGCTGGAGGAGACCAAG GAGGAGCTGGACTCCACGGACACGTCAGTGGTCATCAGCTCCTGCTCCCTGGCCGAAGCCCGCCTCCTGCTGGACAACTTCCTCAAGGCGTCCATCGACAAG GGGCTGCAGGTGGCACAGAAGGAGGCACAGATCCGGCTGCTGGAGGGGCGACTGCGGCAGACAGACATAGCGGGCTCCTCCCAGAACCACGTGCTCCTGGACACCCTGCGGGACAAGGCCGAGGCCCGCCCCGAGTTGCAGGCCCTCATCCACAATGTGCAGCAGG AGAATGGCTATGCCAGCACAGATGAGGAGGTGTCCGAGTTCTCTGAGGGGAG CTTCTCCCAGTCATTCACCATGAAAGGCTCCACCAGCCACGATGACTTCAAGTTCAAG GGCGAGCCCAAGCTGTCCGCCCAGATGAAGGCTGTGTCGGCCGAGTGCCTGGGCCCCCCGCTGGACGTCTCCACCAAGAACATCACCAAGTCCCTGGCGTCCCTCGTGGAGATCAAAGAGGACGGCGCGGGCTTCTCAGCCCGAGATCCCCACTACCGGGACAGGGTTTCGCGGACCATCAGCCTCCCCACCAGAGGGAGCACTTT TCCCCGACAGGCTCGTGGTGCAGAGACGTCCCCTCTGACCCGGAGGAAGTCCTATGACCGAGGGCAGCCCATCAG GTCCACAGACGTGGGGTTCACGCCTCCCTCGTCCCCTCCCACGCGGTCCCGCAACGACCGAAACGTCTTCTCTCGTCTCACCAGTAACCAGAGCCAAGGGTCCGCGCTGGACAA GTCTGATGACAGCGACTCCTCTTTGTCGGAGGTCCTGAG GGGCATCATCACCCCGGTCGGAGGAGCCAAGGGCGCCAGGACGGCCCCACTGCAGTGCGTCTCCATGGCCGAGGGCCACACCAAGCCCGTGCTCTGCGTGGACGCCACGGACGAGCTGCTCTTCACGGGCTCCAAAG ATCGCAGCTGTAAGATGTGGAACCTGGTAACAGGGCAGGAGATCGCGGCTCTGAAGGGTCACCCCAACAACGTGGTCTCCATCAAGTACTGCGGCCACTCGGGGCTCGTGTTCTCCGTGTCCGCCTCCTACATCAAGGTGTGGGACATCCGAGACTCGGCCAAGTGCGTCCGGACGCTCAC GTCCTCGGGCCAGGTGTTCTCGGGGGACGCCTGCGCGGCCGCATCCACCCGCACGGTCACCAGCGGACAGGGGGAGCACCAGATCAACCAGATTGCCCTCAGCCCCGCGGGCAGCACGCTCTACGCCGCCTCGGGGAATGCCGTCCGTGTCTGGGAGCTCAGCAG GTCCCCCCAGTTCACTCCCTCCAGCTGGACGTCTCCGCCCCCACAGGTTCCAGCCCGTCGGCAAGCTGACTGGCCACATTGGCCCCGTGATGTGCCTGACGGTCACCCAGACGGCCAGCCAGCATGA